The following coding sequences lie in one Phycisphaerae bacterium genomic window:
- a CDS encoding rod shape-determining protein MreC, whose product MLLMLLSGVSVFLPADVFGPARVLTQLVAVPQWAAQRATQHVAEPIQALAAKPMAAEELVRLQRQDLALENENAVLRQQVYELRLTVQELTVLRKQSLQREGIILPAPVVALDAAPGRDSMVLGKGKVQGAKREDWVASRLLVQVGQQDGVQGEEAVLARETLIGRIEETSPLTSRVVLLSDPYTNRAMKVRIMHFDHSSQRYLQVTSGGRIAEFVLRGAGAGRMVVPDIRKDFTDAGVVAVGDLVTSDPQDPKLPLGMVIGEITELRHNKDNPLLHDAIVQHRYDPKNLSQVYIVDLSRGSKASR is encoded by the coding sequence ATGCTGCTGATGCTTCTCTCGGGTGTCAGTGTGTTTCTGCCCGCCGACGTTTTCGGGCCGGCGAGGGTTCTAACGCAGCTGGTCGCGGTTCCGCAATGGGCGGCGCAGCGGGCGACGCAGCATGTGGCCGAGCCCATCCAGGCCCTGGCCGCCAAACCGATGGCCGCGGAGGAACTGGTTCGTCTGCAGCGTCAGGATTTGGCGCTGGAGAACGAGAACGCGGTTCTGCGACAGCAGGTCTACGAGCTGCGGCTCACCGTTCAGGAGCTGACCGTGCTCCGCAAGCAGAGCCTGCAGCGTGAGGGTATCATTTTGCCCGCGCCGGTCGTAGCCCTGGATGCGGCTCCGGGGCGGGACTCGATGGTGCTGGGCAAAGGCAAGGTTCAGGGTGCCAAGCGAGAGGACTGGGTGGCCTCGCGGCTGCTCGTCCAGGTGGGGCAGCAGGATGGCGTGCAGGGCGAGGAGGCGGTGCTGGCCCGGGAGACGCTGATTGGCCGGATCGAGGAGACGAGTCCGCTGACCTCGCGGGTGGTGCTGCTGAGCGACCCGTACACCAACCGGGCCATGAAAGTGCGGATCATGCATTTCGACCACTCGTCGCAGCGTTACCTGCAGGTCACTTCGGGCGGGCGGATCGCCGAGTTCGTGCTCCGCGGGGCCGGCGCGGGCAGGATGGTGGTGCCCGACATCCGCAAAGACTTCACTGACGCCGGCGTAGTGGCGGTCGGCGACCTGGTGACCTCGGATCCGCAGGACCCCAAGCTGCCCCTTGGCATGGTGATCGGGGAGATCACCGAGCTACGGCACAACAAGGACAATCCGCTGCTGCATGATGCGATCGTGCAGCACCGTTACGATCCGAAGAACCTCAGTCAGGTCTATATCGTGGATCTCTCGCGCGGGTCGAAGGCATCGCGATGA